The following proteins are co-located in the Abditibacteriaceae bacterium genome:
- a CDS encoding MBL fold metallo-hydrolase, which produces MHIETFTAGPLENNIYLLSDDVANECVLIDPSIDSDAALEKVRSNSYALKAIWNTHGHFDHIYDNARWKSEFNVPLWAHRGDEYFLEHLEEMAHWFGLPVPEKVAPDQFFVDGDTVRVGSYEAQVLHTPGHSPASVSFYFSTEAVCISGDVLFKDSAGRTDLPLCSRDDLDASLARLAALPTGTRILPGHGVATTVGDELRTNPFLRFRKP; this is translated from the coding sequence TTGCACATCGAAACTTTCACCGCCGGGCCGTTGGAAAACAATATCTACCTCTTGAGCGACGATGTTGCCAACGAATGCGTTTTAATCGATCCGTCCATTGACAGCGACGCGGCTTTAGAAAAAGTACGGTCGAATTCCTACGCACTCAAGGCTATCTGGAACACGCACGGCCATTTTGACCACATCTACGACAACGCACGCTGGAAAAGCGAATTCAATGTGCCGTTGTGGGCGCATCGTGGCGACGAGTATTTTCTGGAGCACCTCGAAGAAATGGCGCACTGGTTCGGTTTACCCGTGCCCGAAAAAGTCGCGCCCGACCAATTCTTTGTCGATGGCGACACGGTTCGTGTTGGCAGCTACGAAGCGCAGGTTTTGCATACGCCCGGCCATTCTCCGGCGTCGGTTTCGTTCTACTTTTCGACAGAGGCCGTCTGCATTTCGGGCGATGTGTTGTTTAAAGACAGCGCGGGTCGCACCGATTTGCCGCTCTGCTCGCGCGACGATCTCGATGCTTCGCTCGCGCGTTTGGCCGCGTTGCCAACTGGGACACGAATTTTGCCCGGACACGGAGTTGCAACAACAGTCGGCGACGAGCTTCGCACCAATCCGTTTTTGAGGTTCCGTAAACCATGA
- a CDS encoding dienelactone hydrolase family protein, whose product MSVSSLPISTRGTAFTGALWTPENSSDAAILLLPDFNGADATMQRIATRLEAAGYSVLLPDLFAPGLVPAPPEDADDAARADWATTISDSDVVSYARASMDALVAAVPNARYGIVGFGWGGAFALMTAAQDMRVSAIADICGEISYPVLTAKRPGSPLNFVAGIESAFFGAFALSDPLFPVAEVERLRVRLEDHDKIAEIKHYEGAPTRFWRDDSLPQTVAFWRRLEAWLHSKLREDATPPPMPQIVTEGGYRNEESRIHA is encoded by the coding sequence ATGAGTGTTTCTTCCCTTCCTATTTCTACGCGCGGCACTGCGTTCACCGGCGCGCTGTGGACGCCAGAAAATTCTTCCGATGCCGCTATCTTGCTTCTGCCCGATTTCAACGGCGCGGATGCCACGATGCAAAGGATTGCGACGCGTCTCGAAGCCGCCGGTTATAGCGTTTTGCTGCCCGATTTGTTTGCGCCCGGCCTGGTTCCGGCTCCACCTGAAGACGCCGACGATGCCGCACGCGCCGACTGGGCCACAACAATTTCCGATTCCGATGTTGTTTCTTACGCGCGCGCGTCTATGGACGCGCTCGTTGCAGCCGTGCCGAATGCGCGTTACGGAATCGTTGGCTTCGGCTGGGGCGGCGCGTTCGCTCTCATGACAGCGGCGCAAGACATGCGCGTTTCCGCCATCGCCGACATCTGCGGCGAGATTTCGTATCCGGTTCTCACCGCCAAGCGGCCAGGCTCGCCGCTCAATTTCGTGGCGGGAATCGAAAGCGCATTTTTCGGCGCGTTCGCCCTTTCGGACCCGTTGTTTCCCGTTGCCGAAGTCGAGCGTTTGCGCGTGCGACTCGAAGATCACGACAAAATCGCTGAAATCAAGCATTACGAGGGCGCGCCCACGCGCTTCTGGCGCGACGATTCGCTGCCGCAGACCGTCGCCTTCTGGCGTCGGTTGGAAGCGTGGCTGCACTCGAAACTGCGCGAAGATGCCACACCACCCCCGATGCCGCAAATTGTGACCGAAGGCGGCTATCGCAACGAAGAATCGCGCATTCACGCGTAA
- a CDS encoding DUF4091 domain-containing protein — protein sequence MNRFFVVLSLLLCSAAARAEWRVAPVSSLVKLTATAPGKLEAFRSQPALLRAARGETESFQVVISAGDKPLRVSLSVTHMVSPLGETIDSRNIQIFHQRFVYVEKPSSNRQLKKLWWPDALVPLSETGTVEIEANASATFWVCVKVPRDAAPQAHFGSLDIVTNDGNKDMFMGVEVQRATLGAPTMRATAALYYDVLRDWYTKNIGPQSDASWSQTKRAYYDFLLEFGINAYDLPVEVGDEFSKYARDPRVHSIRTPPPTSPEFAPFVAALKKAGALSKAFSYRHDEPAPDKYAAIRADAALLHAAGVKHLVTTVPNAKLENAVDIWCPNIGDGLGIGHFNLAALQRERAKGKETWWYTMAVPRAPYPTWLLDDDSSSVRVYGWQMARWGISGFVYSMVHGWGPKPLENLQSFAGTNGDGTLVYPGELVGERGPIPSIRLMLLRDAMEDYELLRALPEKARVAITSHAVDDFAPRGDEETAWQSGSYRQKLFAALEGKAVAPRVRKAPPIPTLTLRRITAEAQLGALPPLPTEFARWKNDAPFAGITALRAAIVKNDLVVSLKAENQDRVHWAAVEIAPANARERWRFVVPTSGKNAVERHTPEGRFAVDGAQWEGTAERSFSTVLYKWRIPLELLDENISTFRFNVVRRVYDSETAERFSVRAFPDNADATQMPLVKMTK from the coding sequence ATGAATCGATTCTTTGTTGTTTTATCTTTGTTGCTTTGTTCTGCTGCCGCTCGTGCCGAATGGCGTGTCGCACCGGTTTCCTCGCTCGTCAAACTCACGGCGACCGCGCCGGGGAAGCTCGAAGCGTTTCGTTCGCAGCCTGCCCTTTTGCGTGCGGCGCGTGGCGAAACCGAAAGTTTTCAGGTCGTAATTTCAGCGGGCGACAAGCCGCTGCGCGTCAGTCTTTCCGTCACGCACATGGTTTCACCGCTGGGCGAAACCATCGACAGCCGCAATATCCAGATTTTCCACCAGCGCTTCGTTTACGTTGAAAAACCGAGCAGCAACCGGCAGCTGAAAAAACTCTGGTGGCCCGACGCGCTTGTGCCATTGAGCGAAACAGGTACAGTCGAAATTGAAGCAAACGCAAGTGCGACGTTCTGGGTTTGCGTCAAAGTTCCGCGCGACGCCGCGCCTCAGGCTCACTTCGGCTCGCTCGATATCGTGACGAATGACGGCAATAAAGACATGTTCATGGGCGTTGAAGTGCAGCGCGCGACGCTTGGGGCGCCCACCATGCGCGCGACCGCCGCGCTGTATTACGACGTCTTGCGCGATTGGTATACGAAAAACATCGGGCCGCAAAGCGACGCCAGTTGGAGCCAAACCAAACGCGCTTATTACGATTTCCTGCTCGAATTCGGCATCAACGCTTACGATTTGCCGGTCGAAGTCGGCGACGAATTCTCTAAATATGCCCGCGACCCGCGCGTTCATTCGATTCGCACTCCGCCACCAACTTCGCCCGAATTCGCGCCATTTGTCGCCGCGCTGAAAAAGGCTGGTGCGCTGTCGAAAGCATTTTCCTATCGTCACGACGAGCCTGCGCCCGACAAATACGCCGCAATCCGCGCTGACGCCGCGCTTTTGCACGCAGCAGGCGTCAAGCACCTTGTGACAACGGTGCCCAATGCAAAGCTGGAAAATGCCGTCGATATCTGGTGCCCGAACATCGGCGACGGATTGGGAATCGGGCACTTTAATCTGGCTGCCTTGCAGCGCGAGCGGGCAAAGGGCAAGGAAACCTGGTGGTACACGATGGCCGTCCCACGCGCGCCCTACCCGACGTGGCTGCTCGATGACGACTCTTCCTCGGTGCGCGTTTACGGCTGGCAGATGGCGCGCTGGGGGATTTCGGGTTTTGTGTATTCGATGGTTCACGGCTGGGGGCCAAAACCGCTGGAGAACTTGCAATCGTTCGCGGGCACGAATGGCGATGGAACTTTGGTTTATCCGGGCGAATTGGTCGGCGAACGTGGCCCGATTCCGTCGATTCGATTGATGCTGTTGCGCGATGCGATGGAAGATTACGAACTTTTGCGCGCGTTGCCCGAAAAAGCGCGCGTTGCCATCACGTCGCACGCTGTTGATGATTTCGCACCACGCGGCGATGAAGAAACCGCTTGGCAAAGCGGCAGCTATCGTCAGAAGCTTTTCGCCGCACTCGAAGGAAAGGCTGTGGCGCCACGCGTGCGTAAAGCTCCACCGATTCCAACTCTCACGCTGCGCCGCATCACAGCCGAAGCACAACTTGGGGCACTGCCTCCGTTGCCAACCGAATTCGCCCGTTGGAAGAACGATGCGCCGTTTGCTGGCATCACAGCGTTGCGTGCGGCGATTGTGAAAAACGATTTGGTGGTTTCGCTCAAAGCCGAAAACCAAGACCGGGTTCATTGGGCTGCCGTCGAGATTGCGCCCGCCAATGCACGCGAGCGCTGGCGCTTTGTTGTTCCCACGAGCGGAAAAAACGCTGTCGAACGCCACACACCCGAAGGCCGTTTCGCCGTTGATGGCGCACAATGGGAAGGCACAGCAGAACGCTCGTTTTCGACCGTACTTTACAAGTGGAGAATTCCGCTCGAACTCCTGGACGAGAACATTTCCACGTTTCGCTTCAACGTCGTGCGCCGCGTTTATGATTCTGAAACTGCAGAGCGCTTCTCGGTGCGGGCGTTTCCTGACAACGCCGATGCCACACAAATGCCGCTTGTCAAAATGACAAAATAA
- a CDS encoding LemA family protein: protein MEIYILLAVVLLPIVVIIGMYNGLVSRRNGVDNAFASLDASLQKRFDLVPNLVATVKGYATHERELFEHVATLRAQSQTARGRLEADSEMSALLPQIMAIAEGYPQLKASANFLHLQATMNELEEQISASRRAFNAAVTDYNTAIQSFPQSILANSFGFTARDLFACADAARNAPTLAGQF, encoded by the coding sequence ATGGAAATTTATATTCTCCTCGCGGTTGTTTTGCTTCCAATCGTCGTCATTATCGGGATGTACAACGGCCTCGTGTCGCGCCGCAACGGCGTCGATAACGCCTTTGCCAGCCTTGATGCCAGTCTGCAAAAACGCTTCGACTTAGTTCCAAATCTGGTGGCTACCGTTAAAGGTTACGCAACGCACGAGCGCGAATTGTTCGAGCACGTAGCGACGTTGCGCGCACAAAGCCAGACAGCGCGCGGACGCCTGGAAGCCGATAGCGAAATGAGCGCTCTTCTGCCGCAAATCATGGCGATTGCCGAAGGCTATCCGCAACTCAAAGCGAGCGCGAACTTTCTTCATCTGCAAGCGACGATGAACGAATTGGAAGAACAAATCTCGGCTTCGCGCCGCGCCTTTAACGCCGCCGTCACCGATTACAACACCGCGATTCAGAGTTTTCCGCAAAGCATTCTGGCGAACAGTTTCGGCTTCACCGCGCGCGATTTATTTGCGTGCGCCGATGCTGCACGCAACGCGCCCACGCTCGCGGGACAGTTTTAA
- a CDS encoding DUF3137 domain-containing protein has product MSTPNFDSLAPILQPALDALEAERLRVRRSTANAAMWAAVGFAVVAFAGTILAGGFNPFVLLLPLIIAGGIVGWTYSSGAKEYRTGFKMLVMPYLVSSFGDLQYQHQLGISENEFRASGMFRSPDRYRCEDLVEGRIGETALRFSEVHAEYRSQTTDSKGHTRTEYHDIFRGLFVIAEFNKNFTGVTHVLPDTAQKMFGSFGQSLQGLGAKMSGRELVKLEDPEFEKQFVVYSRDQVEARYLLSPSLMRRLLDFRAKCNSSFHLAFMANQIYLAIPTATDWFEPSIGKELSMEALAPYAQQMQFATGIVEDLDLNTRIWSKQSSLPDVAAPAFDPRASTAPNAPMQARWEN; this is encoded by the coding sequence ATGTCAACGCCAAACTTCGATTCGCTCGCGCCGATTTTACAGCCTGCGTTAGATGCGCTGGAAGCCGAGCGACTGCGAGTTCGCAGAAGCACCGCAAACGCCGCGATGTGGGCTGCCGTTGGCTTCGCCGTTGTTGCCTTCGCGGGGACAATTCTCGCAGGTGGCTTCAATCCGTTTGTGTTGCTGCTTCCCCTGATTATCGCAGGCGGCATTGTCGGCTGGACTTATTCGAGCGGCGCGAAAGAATATCGAACTGGATTTAAAATGTTGGTGATGCCGTATCTTGTCAGTAGCTTTGGCGACTTGCAGTATCAGCATCAGCTAGGGATTTCCGAAAACGAATTCCGCGCATCGGGAATGTTCCGCTCGCCCGACCGCTATCGATGCGAGGATTTAGTCGAAGGACGAATCGGCGAAACCGCGCTGCGCTTTTCCGAAGTCCACGCCGAGTATCGTTCTCAAACAACGGATAGCAAAGGCCACACGCGCACCGAATATCACGACATTTTTCGCGGCCTTTTTGTCATCGCCGAGTTCAACAAAAACTTCACGGGCGTCACGCACGTTTTGCCCGATACCGCGCAAAAAATGTTCGGCAGTTTCGGCCAGTCGTTGCAAGGCTTGGGCGCAAAGATGAGCGGGCGCGAACTGGTGAAGCTCGAAGACCCCGAATTTGAAAAGCAGTTTGTGGTTTACAGCCGCGATCAAGTTGAAGCGCGCTACCTATTGTCGCCGTCGCTGATGCGCCGCCTCTTGGATTTTCGCGCGAAGTGCAACAGCAGTTTTCATCTCGCGTTTATGGCGAACCAGATTTATCTGGCGATTCCAACGGCAACCGATTGGTTCGAGCCATCAATAGGGAAAGAGCTTTCGATGGAAGCCCTCGCGCCTTACGCGCAGCAAATGCAGTTTGCGACCGGCATTGTCGAAGACCTCGATTTAAACACGCGCATCTGGAGCAAACAAAGCTCGCTCCCCGATGTGGCTGCACCTGCGTTCGACCCGCGGGCTTCCACCGCGCCTAACGCTCCGATGCAAGCGCGTTGGGAGAACTAG
- a CDS encoding tetratricopeptide repeat protein yields MSSSVRQRATRAMQLGVVAFGGAALGAGCGVAPVVRTVVETAREVRNTQRSVSTTVDESYAQTLVPNASQIPTKNGVTPSPGLVVAEPVSQKASADAVDFGTGCARWLHLHVGGHGELGQTPLWGQIADARDVLPHTDLRLTKTDAARFATLVGVTHVAIGSISGNNARAALSYQLYQTRPKFQAVGSPLVAQGTREQIVQKLPQLASSMAKSLGVRSPRVAAPRITSADFALLGRVPWKAKFAKPVAPGTVTRLVALSAQEPLAGVLFLRSGKPRANKTELAKTLSNLMKTAPQNTIAVADVTRFYMADIVPHEKAVSGLRARFPRNYLAATSEMQMQLEAGDWALAQTAAESAVRAAPQSARAWLDLNDVIGDYAQSVRDSKYSSQMTASERSTVYALYPQQLSAAVRASQLTPQDSHVWSEVASAASFNGNAALADKALWKAHALDKSNNDVYRWGLQMYQPKWSGDHKKLLQIARLAVQHGDPDDFPARSLVNAIYYGGLKNQREELLTAAIKRSPKSVIANYEYGALYHYDKANYKTAEKHYRIALAGDPQYARALGSLGDLYFFVKNDRPGAGRLYQQAVANAPGDTALSDKLKRYKESTSANSAPR; encoded by the coding sequence ATGTCTTCGAGTGTTCGACAGCGCGCCACGCGCGCAATGCAGTTAGGCGTTGTGGCCTTTGGCGGGGCGGCTCTGGGTGCTGGCTGTGGCGTTGCTCCGGTCGTGCGGACAGTTGTCGAAACCGCGCGAGAAGTACGCAACACACAGAGATCGGTTTCGACAACTGTTGATGAAAGCTATGCCCAAACCCTGGTTCCCAATGCCAGCCAAATCCCGACAAAAAACGGTGTGACACCTTCGCCCGGTCTGGTGGTGGCGGAACCGGTTTCTCAAAAAGCGTCTGCTGATGCCGTCGATTTTGGAACAGGATGCGCGCGTTGGTTGCATTTGCACGTCGGCGGGCATGGTGAACTAGGGCAAACGCCGTTATGGGGTCAGATCGCCGATGCACGCGATGTTTTGCCGCACACCGACTTGCGACTAACCAAAACAGATGCGGCCCGTTTTGCCACTCTTGTTGGCGTAACACATGTGGCCATCGGCTCCATCAGCGGCAACAACGCACGCGCGGCGCTTTCCTATCAGCTTTATCAAACGCGACCGAAGTTTCAGGCTGTTGGCTCGCCGCTTGTCGCGCAAGGAACACGCGAGCAAATTGTGCAAAAGCTGCCTCAACTGGCAAGCAGCATGGCGAAGTCGTTAGGCGTGCGCTCGCCGCGCGTAGCGGCCCCGCGAATCACATCTGCCGATTTCGCCTTACTGGGCCGTGTGCCCTGGAAAGCCAAATTCGCGAAACCTGTCGCACCCGGCACCGTGACGAGGTTGGTGGCGTTGTCCGCGCAGGAGCCTTTGGCAGGCGTTCTTTTCCTGCGTAGCGGCAAGCCACGCGCGAACAAAACGGAACTGGCGAAGACACTTTCCAACCTGATGAAAACCGCGCCACAAAACACGATTGCCGTGGCCGATGTCACGCGTTTTTACATGGCCGACATTGTGCCGCACGAGAAAGCGGTGTCGGGGCTGCGCGCGCGTTTTCCTCGAAATTACTTGGCGGCAACGAGCGAAATGCAGATGCAGCTTGAAGCGGGCGATTGGGCACTGGCTCAAACGGCAGCTGAAAGCGCCGTTCGTGCAGCTCCGCAAAGCGCACGCGCCTGGCTCGATCTCAACGATGTGATTGGCGACTACGCGCAATCGGTGCGCGACAGCAAATACTCGTCGCAAATGACCGCAAGCGAACGCAGCACCGTTTACGCACTTTACCCGCAGCAACTTTCGGCAGCAGTGCGCGCGAGCCAACTGACGCCGCAAGATTCCCACGTGTGGAGCGAAGTCGCCAGCGCCGCGAGTTTCAACGGCAACGCCGCCCTTGCCGATAAGGCCCTATGGAAAGCACACGCGCTGGATAAATCGAACAACGACGTTTACCGCTGGGGCTTGCAGATGTATCAGCCCAAATGGAGCGGCGATCACAAGAAGCTTTTGCAAATCGCGCGTCTGGCGGTTCAACACGGCGACCCCGACGATTTCCCCGCACGCAGTCTAGTGAACGCGATTTATTATGGCGGATTGAAAAATCAGCGCGAAGAACTGCTCACCGCTGCCATCAAACGCAGCCCGAAAAGTGTGATTGCCAACTACGAATACGGCGCGCTTTATCATTACGACAAGGCCAATTACAAAACTGCTGAAAAGCATTATCGCATCGCGCTTGCGGGCGATCCGCAATACGCCCGCGCACTGGGCAGTCTGGGGGATTTGTATTTCTTCGTGAAAAACGACCGGCCCGGAGCCGGACGGCTTTACCAGCAAGCCGTTGCCAACGCGCCGGGCGACACAGCTCTCAGCGATAAATTAAAGCGCTACAAGGAAAGCACGTCGGCCAACAGCGCACCACGCTAG
- the glyA gene encoding serine hydroxymethyltransferase has protein sequence MSFDLPYLTQADPEIAAAIQAELGRQRRKIELIASENFTSEAVMEATGSVLTNKYAEGYPGKRYYGGCEYVDVAEDIAIARAKELFGAEHANVQPHSGSQANAGVYLAMLKPGDTILGLNLAAGGHLTHGHKMSFSGKTYNAIAYGLDKETELVDYDEVRRLANEHKPKLIVAGFSAYPRVMDWQKFRDIADEVGALLMVDMAHVAGLVAAGEYPSPVPIADFVTTTTHKTLRGPRAGLILCKAEYAAAIDKAIMPGIQGGPLMHVIAAKAVCFGEALKPGFKEYQRQTVKNARAMAEGLVAGGLRLVAGGTDNHLMLVDLTPAGISGKEGEELLEGIGITCNKNQIPFDPRPPLVTSGIRLGVPAVTTRGMKEAEMREIAAIIVETIQNRSDEMALLKIAERVVALTDRFPLYEGAPLYGAEPVAASA, from the coding sequence ATGAGTTTCGATTTACCTTATTTAACCCAAGCCGATCCTGAAATCGCTGCCGCTATTCAAGCCGAACTGGGCCGTCAGCGCCGCAAAATTGAATTGATTGCGTCCGAAAACTTCACATCCGAAGCCGTGATGGAAGCGACGGGAAGCGTTCTTACCAACAAATACGCCGAAGGCTACCCCGGCAAGCGCTATTACGGCGGCTGCGAATACGTCGATGTCGCCGAAGATATCGCGATTGCACGCGCCAAAGAATTGTTCGGTGCCGAGCACGCCAACGTGCAGCCGCATTCGGGCAGCCAGGCCAACGCCGGTGTTTATCTCGCGATGCTCAAACCGGGCGACACGATTCTTGGTTTGAATTTGGCGGCTGGCGGTCATTTGACTCACGGCCACAAGATGAGCTTTTCGGGCAAGACCTACAACGCGATTGCCTACGGTTTGGACAAGGAAACCGAACTCGTCGATTACGACGAAGTGCGTCGCTTGGCCAACGAGCACAAGCCAAAACTCATCGTCGCCGGTTTCTCGGCGTATCCGCGCGTGATGGACTGGCAGAAGTTCCGCGACATCGCCGATGAAGTTGGCGCATTGCTCATGGTCGATATGGCGCACGTCGCCGGCTTGGTCGCTGCGGGCGAATATCCGTCGCCGGTTCCGATTGCCGATTTCGTTACCACCACAACGCACAAAACTTTGCGTGGCCCACGCGCCGGTCTCATTTTGTGCAAAGCCGAATACGCCGCCGCAATCGACAAAGCGATTATGCCTGGAATTCAGGGCGGCCCGTTGATGCACGTTATCGCCGCGAAAGCTGTTTGTTTTGGCGAAGCGCTCAAGCCCGGCTTCAAGGAGTATCAGCGCCAGACGGTGAAGAACGCGCGCGCAATGGCCGAAGGTTTGGTCGCGGGCGGCTTACGCTTGGTCGCGGGCGGCACCGACAACCACCTGATGCTCGTCGATTTGACGCCCGCTGGAATTTCCGGCAAAGAAGGCGAAGAACTGCTCGAAGGCATTGGCATTACCTGCAACAAGAACCAAATTCCGTTCGACCCGCGTCCGCCCTTGGTCACTTCGGGCATTCGTTTGGGTGTTCCCGCTGTCACGACGCGCGGCATGAAAGAAGCCGAAATGCGCGAAATCGCCGCGATTATCGTCGAAACAATTCAGAATCGCAGCGACGAAATGGCACTCTTGAAAATTGCCGAACGTGTCGTTGCTCTCACCGACCGTTTTCCGCTTTACGAAGGCGCGCCGCTTTATGGTGCAGAGCCAGTCGCAGCCAGTGCGTAA